A stretch of Anaeromyxobacter dehalogenans 2CP-1 DNA encodes these proteins:
- a CDS encoding GMC oxidoreductase, giving the protein MPGPQPDAPFDYDYLVIGSGFGGSVSALRLAEKGWRVGVLEMGKRWRPEDFPRTNWNLRKFLWIPRLRLFGIQQITLLKDVLVLHGAGVGGGSLVYANTLLSPPDRAFEDPRWPGGGWKARLAPHYAMARFMLGAVLAPEVFPGDEALRQAVEEETGRGDTFARHTVAVHFGDPKRAAPDPYFGGEGPARIGCSLCGECMTGCRHGAKNTLDRNYLYLAERRGAEILPETRVTDLRPLVGGGWEVHTRSSTHVVRRQRRVLRARGVVLAAGAIGTVRLLLRCRAGGSLPALSDQLGNHVRTNSEALLAVTARRDDVDYSHGLAITSGLQADDDTHMEVVRYGAGHDFMSLLATHLTGGGPPWPRPLRWLGNLFRHPVDFFRAHWPFGWARRTAVLLVMQPLASHLRLRLARRPWGRSLTSALDGPRPPSYMPLANAVARRMAARMDGVAQSGLHEVFLGASSTAHILGGATMGASPAEGVCDAQGRVFGYQDLYVADGSLVPANLGVNPSLTITALAEHVMSRIPASPAGAQRPAPRPPGGAA; this is encoded by the coding sequence CCTGGTGATCGGCTCCGGCTTCGGCGGCTCGGTGTCCGCGCTGCGGCTGGCCGAGAAGGGCTGGCGCGTCGGCGTGCTCGAGATGGGCAAGCGCTGGCGGCCGGAGGACTTCCCGCGCACCAACTGGAACCTGCGCAAGTTCCTGTGGATACCGAGGCTGCGGCTGTTCGGGATCCAGCAGATCACGCTGCTGAAGGACGTCCTGGTGCTGCACGGCGCTGGCGTGGGCGGCGGCAGCCTGGTCTACGCGAACACGCTGCTCTCCCCGCCGGACCGCGCCTTCGAGGATCCGCGCTGGCCGGGCGGCGGCTGGAAGGCGCGCCTCGCGCCGCACTACGCGATGGCGAGGTTCATGCTCGGCGCGGTCCTGGCGCCGGAAGTGTTCCCGGGCGACGAGGCGCTGCGCCAGGCGGTGGAGGAGGAGACCGGGCGCGGCGACACCTTCGCGCGCCACACCGTCGCGGTGCACTTCGGCGACCCGAAGCGCGCCGCACCGGACCCGTACTTCGGCGGCGAGGGGCCGGCGCGGATCGGCTGCTCGCTGTGCGGCGAGTGCATGACGGGCTGCCGCCACGGCGCGAAGAACACGCTCGACCGGAACTACCTCTACCTGGCCGAGCGGCGCGGCGCCGAGATCCTGCCGGAGACGCGGGTCACCGACCTCCGCCCGCTCGTGGGCGGAGGCTGGGAGGTCCACACGCGGTCGTCCACGCACGTGGTCCGGCGCCAGCGGCGCGTGCTCCGCGCGCGCGGCGTGGTGCTGGCCGCGGGCGCGATCGGCACGGTGCGCCTGCTGCTCCGCTGCAGGGCGGGCGGGAGCCTGCCGGCGCTCTCCGATCAGCTCGGCAACCACGTGCGCACCAACAGCGAGGCGCTGCTCGCCGTCACCGCGCGCCGCGACGACGTGGACTACAGCCACGGGCTCGCCATCACCTCGGGGCTGCAGGCGGACGACGACACGCACATGGAGGTCGTCCGCTACGGCGCGGGCCACGACTTCATGTCGCTCCTCGCCACCCACCTCACCGGCGGCGGCCCGCCCTGGCCGCGCCCGCTGCGCTGGCTCGGGAACCTGTTCCGGCACCCGGTGGACTTCTTCCGCGCGCACTGGCCGTTCGGCTGGGCGCGCCGCACCGCGGTGCTGCTCGTGATGCAGCCGCTCGCGAGCCACCTGCGGCTGCGGCTCGCGCGCCGGCCGTGGGGGCGATCCCTCACCAGCGCGCTCGACGGCCCGCGGCCGCCGAGCTACATGCCGCTCGCGAACGCGGTGGCGCGCAGGATGGCGGCGCGCATGGACGGGGTGGCGCAGAGCGGGCTCCACGAGGTGTTCCTGGGCGCCTCGAGCACCGCGCACATCCTGGGCGGCGCGACCATGGGCGCCTCGCCGGCCGAGGGCGTGTGCGACGCGCAGGGACGCGTGTTCGGCTACCAGGACCTCTACGTCGCCGACGGCAGCCTGGTGCCCGCGAACCTGGGCGTGAACCCGTCGCTCACCATCACCGCGCTGGCCGAGCACGTCATGAGCCGGATCCCCGCCAGCCCCGCCGGCGCGCAGCGGCCGGCCCCGCGTCCGCCGGGTGGCGCCGCGTGA